One window of the Brassica napus cultivar Da-Ae unplaced genomic scaffold, Da-Ae ScsIHWf_2707;HRSCAF=3468, whole genome shotgun sequence genome contains the following:
- the LOC106445729 gene encoding probable serine/threonine-protein kinase At1g54610 — protein sequence MGCVWCKPSAIEDSPRDKSSSVVSRPVTSSSRREEPLRRTKEQPDVVSVRPNVSRGESLSSRREKRKTENVAASNFPMGITIAKGVEGEYVAAGWPPWLASVAGEAIKGWVPRRADSFEKLDKIGQGTYSNVYRARDLDQKKIVALKKVRFDNLEPESVRFMAREIQILRRLDHPNIIKLEGLVTSRMSCSLYLVFEYMEHDLAGLASHPAVKFSESQVKCYLQQLLRGLDHCHSRGVLHRDIKGSNLLIDNSGVLKIADFGLASFFDPNQTQPLTSRVVTLWYRPPELLLGATRYGAAVDLWSTGCILAELYAGKPIMPGRTEVEQLHKIFKLCGSPSEDYWVKSRLPHATIFKPTQPYKRIVDETFKEFPQPALALLETLLSVNPDDRGTANSALQSEFFSTRPLPCDPSSLPKYPPSKELDARMRDEESRRQAGGNKGHQERRGTKESRAIPAPDANAELVASMQKRQSQANNNRSRSEKFNPHPEEVASGFPIDPPRSSSQAFEPNRESQGNIMVPHKRASHSGPLTRRSASAKGGRRNYQDPSQKVLSIAAADYSAIPGFAATRTSASQQETCRGMTRLPGSFKETSEEANQEENGRSNKKDSVLLGYGSKGHKIHYSGPLVVPSGNMDQVLKDHDRHIQEAVRRARIDKARVRKHQAEEASSQQVSTNHPSSVSSR from the exons ATGGGTTGTGTTTGGTGTAAGCCTTCTGCTATCGAAGACAGCCCAAGAGACAAGTCTTCTTCTGTTGTTTCAAGACCTGTTACTTCTTCTTCTAGAAGAGAAGAGCCTCTTAGGAGGACAAAGGAACAGCCTGATGTTGTTAGTGTTAGACCAAACGTTTCGCGTGGGGAGAGTTTGAGTAGTAGAAGGGAGAAGAGGAAGACAGAGAATGTTGCTGCTTCCAACTTCCCAATGGGCATCACCATAGCTAAAGGAGTTGAAGGAGAGTATGTAGCTGCAGGCTGGCCTCCATGGTTGGCTTCTGTTGCTGGAGAAGCTATCAAAGGATGGGTTCCCCGCCGTGCTGACTCTTTCGAGAAGTTGGACAAA ATTGGGCAGGGTACTTATAGTAATGTGTATAGAGCTCGAGACCTGGACCAGAAGAAGATTGTGGCGTTGAAGAAAGTTAGGTTTGATAATCTAGAGCCGGAGAGCGTGAGGTTTATGGCGAGAGAGATCCAGATATTGCGCCGCCTTGATCACCCTAACATCATAAAGCTAGAAGGCTTAGTGACATCAAGAATGTCTTGCAGCTTGTATCTTGTTTTCGAGTACATGGAGCATGATCTAGCTGGACTAGCCTCCCATCCTGCTGTTAAATTTTCTGAATCACAG GTTAAATGTTACTTGCAGCAACTGTTACGCGGACTAGACCATTGTCACAGCCGTGGTGTACTTCATAGGGACATTAAAGGATCGAATCTTCTAATAGATAATAGCGGAGTTTTAAAGATTGCTGACTTTGGGTTAGCTAGCTTCTTTGATCCGAATCAGACTCAGCCTTTGACTAGCCGTGTTGTTACTCTCTGGTACCGTCCACCTGAGCTTTTGCTCGGAGCAACACGCTATGGAGCAGCTGTTGATTTGTGGAGCACAGGTTGTATTCTTGCTGAACTATATGCAGGCAAGCCTATTATGCCTGGTAGAACCGAG GTGGAACAGCTGCACAAGATTTTCAAGCTATGCGGCTCGCCTTCAGAGGATTATTGGGTGAAATCTAGGTTGCCTCATGCGACGATCTTCAAGCCTACGCAGCCCTATAAACGCATAGTTGATGAAACGTTCAAGGAGTTTCCTCAGCCAGCTTTAGCCCTTCTTGAAACTCTGCTTTCAGTCAATCCTGACGATCGTGGGACCGCCAACTCAGCTCTCCAAAGCGAG TTCTTTTCCACTAGACCTCTGCCATGTGATCCTTCAAGCTTGCCTAAATATCCTCCCAGCAAAGAGCTTGATGCGAGGATGCGTGATGAAGAAAGTAGAAG ACAAGCTGGAGGAAACAAGGGACACCAAGAAAGGAGAGGAACTAAGGAATCTCGAGCCATCCCTGCCCCTGACGCCAATGCAGAGCTGGTTGCATCTATGCAG AAGAGGCAGAGCCAGGCTAATAATAATAGAAGCAGAAGCGAGAAGTTTAATCCACATCCTGAAGAAGTTGCTTCTGGTTTCCCAATCGATCCACCAAGATCATCATCACAAGCATTCGAACCAAACAGAGAATCACAAGGAAACATTATGGTTCCTCACAAGAGAGCTTCACATTCAGGTCCTCTTACGCGTAGATCTGCTTCCGCAAAGGGGGGTAGAAGGAACTACCAAGATCCCTCTCAGAAAGTTTTATCTATAGCTGCTGCTGATTACTCGGCGATTCCTGGCTTTGCTGCAACAAGAACAAGCGCATCGCAGCAAGAGACTTGCAGAGGAATGACTCGGCTTCCAGGTTCCTTCAAAGAAACATCTGAAGAAGCTAACCAAGAAGAGAATGGTAGAAGCAACAAGAAAGACTCAGTTCTT TTGGGTTATGGATCAAAAGGGCACAAGATTCATTACTCAGGACCTTTGGTGGTTCCATCAGGAAACATGGATCAGGTGTTGAAAGACCATGACCGACATATCCAAGAAGCTGTGAGAAGAGCAAGAATCGATAAGGCTCGAGTTAGGAAACATCAAGCTGAAGAAGCATCCAGCCAACAAGTCTCAACCAATCATCCCTCATCTGTTTCTAGCCGTTGA
- the LOC106445730 gene encoding putative RNA-binding protein YlmH, with product MAVTSFAPPWLVLRQAFRTVAASSSSSYLHPTHNHTVLPWSPLRHSALRRCHVAEAMKGDVELLLKGVGDQAVAKEVKHILEMARRATSRREVLHTDFLTPPVVKESVSVLGKLADVAVVAQGGYPEAERCRISVGHPDVLTNDPDIVAALSITGNFGFQACSHGDFLGAILGTGITRDKLGDILIQEEKGAQVLIVPELVDFIVSALDKVGNVSVTCSKIPLLALEYEPPRTNSFKTVEASLRIDAVASAGFKISRSKLVDLISSGDVRVNWATVTKNGTTVKTGDVVSVSGKGRLKIGEINETKKGKYAVEIIRYL from the exons ATGGCTGTCACCAGCTTCGCACCTCCATGGCTCGTTCTGAGACAAGCGTTTCGAACAGTCGcagcttcctcttcttcttcttatcttcACCCAACTCACAATCACACAGTCCTTCCTTGGTCGCCTCTCCGACACTCAG CTTTGAGAAGATGCCACGTTGCAGAAGCAATGAAAGGAGATGTAGAGCTTCTCCTCAAAGGAGTTGGAGACCAAGCTGTTGCTAAGGAAGTCAAACACATCCTTGAAATG GCGAGACGCGCAACATCAAGAAGAGAAGTTCTTCACACAGATTTTCTCACACCACCTGTTGTTAAGGAATCAGTTTCAGTCTTGGGAAAGCTTGCTGATGTTGCAGTTGTTGCTCAGGGCGGTTACCCTGAG GCTGAGCGGTGTAGGATCTCGGTTGGACATCCTGATGTATTAACCAATGATCCAGATATAGTTGCAGCTTTGAG CATCACAGGGAATTTTGGGTTTCAAGCTTGTTCTCATGGCGACTTCCTTGGAGCCATTCTTGGCACTGGAATCACCAGGGACAAGCTTGGGGATATCTTGATTCAG GAAGAAAAAGGAGCTCAGGTCCTGATAGTTCCTGAACTAGTTGACTTTATTGTTTCAGCTCTCGACAAG GTTGGGAATGTTTCTGTAACTTGTAGTAAGATACCTTTGCTTGCTCTTGAATACGAACCTCCTAG gACTAATTCATTCAAAACGGTGGAAGCCTCGTTGAGAATTGATGCAGTAGCTAGTGCTGGTTTCAAGATTTCGCGGTCAAAGCTAGTTGATCTGATTAG TAGTGGGGACGTTCGGGTTAACTGGGCTACGGTTACCAAGAACGGAACCACGGTAAAGACTGGTGATGTTGTCTCTGTTAGCGGGAAAGGGAGACTCAAG ATTGGAGAGATCAACGAGACGAAAAAAGGGAAATATGCAGTTGAAATCATCAGATATCTGTAG